One stretch of Natronobacterium texcoconense DNA includes these proteins:
- a CDS encoding phytoene desaturase family protein → MSLRSTEVAVVGGGIAGMSTAARLQAAGLETVVLEQHDHVGGCAGYYRTDGFSFDVGATTLVDFRPGGVGGQLLADIGLEPPDITIQDAYEVWLPDRRVTLYHDREKWREERAEKLGNSDRHRAFYAFIDDLAETYWRITRDGVKLPVQTPGDLVRNLRAMQIGDLLSLRYLRWTMADAMSAYGVDDETALGHVIAMLVEDTVHTTLEEAPLINAVLGSTIRRAGIGRATGGMYGFWQAFEDHYEDLGGTVMNGTTVTEITGTEGRFHVRTDRNDYRAEQVVSSLPINLTKQIAPSIVGTRLDRHISMMEAHEGGSVVVFLGVPEHEVDDHEITHHQVLPAYDEPLGDGNNMFITVSAPGDTVSAPEGYRAVMLSTHCDVEPWQDLTPESYEQRKNEMRDRLIEIARTVYPDLASDPAVCEVGTPVTYESFTNRPRGAVGGYRQTMRNTNQNAVPQDIGIDGFYLAGDTTWPGLGTVACIIGSEIAAEHVMA, encoded by the coding sequence ATGTCCCTCCGTTCTACCGAGGTCGCAGTCGTCGGCGGCGGCATCGCAGGAATGAGCACCGCGGCACGGTTACAGGCCGCTGGACTCGAGACCGTCGTCCTCGAGCAACACGACCACGTCGGTGGCTGTGCAGGCTATTACCGGACCGACGGGTTCTCGTTCGACGTGGGTGCGACGACGCTCGTCGATTTCCGTCCCGGAGGCGTCGGCGGACAGTTATTGGCGGATATCGGTCTCGAGCCGCCAGATATCACGATACAGGATGCGTACGAAGTCTGGTTACCCGACCGACGCGTGACGCTGTATCACGATCGAGAGAAGTGGCGAGAGGAACGAGCAGAGAAACTGGGGAACAGCGACCGACACCGCGCGTTCTACGCCTTCATAGACGACCTCGCCGAGACGTACTGGCGGATCACTCGAGATGGCGTGAAGTTGCCCGTCCAGACGCCCGGTGACCTCGTGAGAAACCTGCGGGCGATGCAGATCGGGGATCTTCTGTCGCTTCGCTATCTCCGGTGGACGATGGCCGACGCGATGAGCGCCTACGGCGTCGACGACGAGACGGCGCTCGGGCACGTGATCGCTATGCTCGTCGAGGATACGGTCCACACGACCCTCGAGGAGGCACCGTTGATCAACGCGGTTCTCGGCAGTACGATCCGGCGTGCTGGCATCGGTCGGGCAACGGGCGGAATGTACGGCTTCTGGCAGGCGTTCGAAGACCACTACGAGGACCTCGGCGGCACGGTGATGAACGGCACGACTGTTACCGAAATTACGGGCACCGAGGGCAGGTTCCACGTTCGAACGGATCGAAACGACTACCGTGCTGAACAGGTCGTCAGTAGCCTCCCGATCAATCTCACGAAGCAGATCGCTCCATCGATCGTCGGAACCAGATTGGACCGGCACATCTCGATGATGGAGGCCCACGAGGGCGGGTCCGTGGTCGTGTTCCTCGGCGTCCCGGAGCACGAGGTGGACGATCACGAGATCACGCATCACCAGGTCCTTCCAGCGTACGACGAACCCCTGGGCGACGGCAACAACATGTTCATCACCGTCTCAGCACCCGGTGATACCGTCTCCGCACCGGAAGGATACCGTGCGGTGATGCTCTCGACACACTGCGACGTCGAGCCCTGGCAGGATCTCACGCCGGAATCGTACGAGCAACGCAAGAACGAGATGCGAGATCGGCTTATCGAGATCGCTCGCACCGTCTATCCCGACCTCGCCTCGGATCCGGCCGTCTGTGAGGTCGGAACCCCAGTCACGTACGAGTCGTTCACGAACCGCCCTCGCGGAGCCGTCGGTGGCTATCGACAGACGATGCGGAATACCAACCAGAACGCCGTCCCACAGGACATCGGGATCGACGGATTCTATCTCGCCGGCGATACGACGTGGCCCGGCCTCGGCACCGTCGCGTGCATCATCGGGAGCGAGATCGCCGCCGAACACGTGATGGCGTGA
- a CDS encoding DUF5518 domain-containing protein, with the protein MKALPKIASDDAWRYAILVGLASTPFTATLYWQSSNGYSYGFEPVFVAGLLVGVLASGRELDERRVGSRTGLVGILPAFWPFVDSLAFISGLAQPLWFSGVQVAFLVFFYALVAGLSALVGMVGAMISNWVLTTIRRDTAALAKAGTLFVFIVAVLTSFRMLAGDPPGRETTLEQTLMMATWWGGVCAVLYYVFRR; encoded by the coding sequence ATGAAAGCCCTCCCGAAGATAGCGTCCGACGATGCGTGGCGGTACGCGATCCTCGTCGGTCTCGCCTCGACGCCGTTCACAGCGACTCTCTACTGGCAGTCGTCGAACGGGTACTCGTACGGGTTCGAACCCGTGTTTGTCGCCGGACTGCTCGTCGGGGTTCTCGCCAGCGGGCGCGAACTCGACGAACGACGGGTCGGTTCGCGGACCGGACTCGTCGGTATACTTCCGGCATTCTGGCCGTTCGTCGATTCGCTCGCGTTCATCAGCGGCCTGGCACAGCCACTCTGGTTTAGCGGCGTGCAAGTCGCATTCCTCGTCTTCTTCTACGCACTCGTCGCTGGCCTCTCTGCACTGGTCGGGATGGTAGGCGCGATGATCAGCAACTGGGTGCTCACGACGATTCGAAGAGATACTGCGGCGCTGGCCAAAGCCGGCACGCTCTTCGTCTTCATCGTGGCCGTGCTCACGTCGTTCCGGATGCTGGCCGGCGATCCACCGGGGCGAGAAACGACCCTGGAACAGACGTTGATGATGGCAACCTGGTGGGGCGGCGTCTGTGCGGTGCTATACTACGTATTCCGCAGGTAG
- a CDS encoding DUF6789 family protein produces MASRTATRLGVGRGTVLEPWQAGTVGGIVAAIAFGILMSIQTPAVLEMGIPAMYGLEGGLVGWTIHVAHGAVLGVVFAALVSTTNRDLTPRGTLAAGLVYGLVVWALLAVLVMPVWLSTVGFEMAPAFPNVDTMSLMGHAIYGIVLGAVYVVLER; encoded by the coding sequence ATGGCATCCAGAACAGCAACACGACTCGGCGTCGGGCGCGGAACTGTACTCGAGCCCTGGCAGGCCGGCACCGTCGGCGGTATCGTCGCAGCGATCGCGTTCGGCATCCTGATGTCCATCCAGACGCCGGCCGTCCTCGAGATGGGCATTCCGGCGATGTACGGCCTCGAGGGTGGCCTCGTCGGCTGGACGATCCACGTCGCCCACGGCGCAGTACTCGGCGTCGTCTTCGCCGCGCTCGTTTCGACCACGAACCGAGACCTGACTCCCCGCGGAACGCTCGCCGCAGGACTCGTCTACGGGCTGGTCGTGTGGGCGCTCCTCGCGGTCCTCGTCATGCCGGTCTGGCTCTCGACGGTCGGCTTCGAGATGGCACCAGCCTTCCCGAACGTCGACACCATGAGCCTGATGGGCCACGCGATCTACGGCATCGTACTCGGGGCGGTGTACGTCGTCCTCGAGCGGTGA
- the argF gene encoding ornithine carbamoyltransferase, translated as MTNPTHFLEIDDVTRDELETILDRAAEYKRAQHEGEPHEDLEGQTLGMIFQKPSTRTRVSFETGMTQLGGHAVFLGEDDIQLGRGEPLKDTSRTLSRYVDVVMARVFKHENIEVLADYASVPIVNGLTDDAHPCQTLADLQTIREQEGGFEGVSAAWIGDGNNVAQSFTVGAAMTDIDLTVATPEGYGIDDEVVDRARELGGDPTITTDPVEAVTDADIIYTDVWISMGQEDERDVRMNDFEGFQVCSDLLEHAPEASIMHCLPAHRGEEITDDAIESDRSIVFDQAENRLHAQKALLSWLLE; from the coding sequence ATGACGAACCCAACACACTTCCTCGAGATCGACGACGTCACGCGCGACGAACTCGAGACGATACTCGACCGTGCAGCGGAGTACAAACGCGCCCAGCACGAGGGCGAGCCACACGAAGACCTCGAGGGCCAGACCCTCGGGATGATCTTCCAGAAGCCCAGTACCCGGACGCGGGTCTCCTTCGAGACGGGAATGACCCAGCTGGGCGGCCACGCCGTCTTCCTCGGCGAGGACGACATCCAACTGGGCCGGGGCGAACCCCTGAAAGACACCTCGAGGACGCTCTCGCGGTACGTCGACGTGGTGATGGCGAGGGTGTTCAAACACGAGAACATCGAGGTGCTTGCCGACTACGCGTCGGTTCCGATCGTCAACGGGCTAACCGACGACGCCCACCCCTGCCAGACGCTCGCGGACTTGCAGACGATCCGCGAGCAGGAGGGTGGCTTCGAGGGCGTCTCGGCGGCCTGGATCGGCGACGGGAACAACGTCGCCCAGTCCTTTACCGTCGGCGCGGCGATGACCGACATCGACCTGACGGTGGCGACGCCGGAGGGGTACGGAATCGACGACGAGGTCGTCGACCGCGCCCGCGAACTCGGCGGCGATCCGACGATCACGACCGATCCCGTCGAAGCCGTCACGGACGCCGATATCATCTACACCGACGTCTGGATCAGCATGGGCCAGGAGGACGAACGCGACGTCCGCATGAACGACTTCGAGGGCTTCCAGGTCTGTTCGGACCTGCTCGAGCACGCTCCAGAGGCGTCGATCATGCACTGCCTGCCGGCCCATCGTGGCGAAGAGATCACCGACGACGCTATCGAGAGCGACCGCTCGATCGTCTTCGACCAGGCCGAGAACCGACTGCACGCACAGAAGGCGTTGTTGAGCTGGCTGCTCGAGTAG
- a CDS encoding [LysW]-lysine hydrolase yields the protein MNAKMDDMDDVSLEDARELLIDLVSIPSPTDEETEAAERLVEFFAAHGREAWIDEIGNVRAPADDSVLLTSHVDTVPGEIPVEVQPADAEDIEAGVADEEGEDVLWGRGSVDATGPLAAMAAAAVRTGVSFVGVVGEEVDSRGSRFLVDDRESAPEAVVNGEPSGTDGITLGYRGLLAGTYVATSESGHTSRPDPNAIQHAVRWWSAVEEHFEGDEYEPVFEQVTTKPVDVDGGVSDDGLSVEATMDVQLRVPPSLDVETVCEAAEAELEVGTVTWKDEVPPVMTSPRTAVARAFRVAIRDAGEEPRLVRKTGTSDMNIYAGAWDCPIATYGPGNSDLDHAPDERLSLTEFDQSVEILERVATTLRGENP from the coding sequence ATGAACGCCAAGATGGACGACATGGACGACGTCTCGCTCGAGGACGCCCGAGAGCTGTTGATCGACCTCGTCTCGATTCCCTCACCGACGGACGAAGAGACCGAGGCGGCCGAACGGCTCGTCGAGTTCTTCGCGGCACACGGCCGCGAGGCCTGGATCGACGAGATCGGAAACGTTCGCGCGCCGGCCGACGATTCCGTACTGTTGACCTCACACGTCGACACCGTCCCCGGCGAGATTCCGGTCGAAGTGCAGCCGGCGGACGCCGAGGACATAGAGGCCGGCGTCGCCGACGAAGAGGGCGAAGACGTTCTCTGGGGTCGTGGCAGTGTCGACGCGACGGGGCCGCTCGCAGCGATGGCCGCGGCCGCCGTCCGCACGGGCGTCTCGTTCGTCGGCGTCGTCGGCGAGGAAGTCGACTCCCGTGGCTCGCGTTTCCTGGTCGACGATCGAGAGTCGGCCCCAGAGGCCGTCGTCAACGGCGAACCCTCCGGAACCGATGGGATCACGCTCGGCTATCGCGGCTTGCTTGCCGGCACCTACGTCGCGACCAGCGAGTCAGGACACACCTCGCGGCCGGACCCGAACGCGATCCAGCACGCCGTCCGCTGGTGGTCAGCCGTCGAAGAGCACTTCGAAGGCGACGAGTATGAACCCGTCTTCGAACAGGTGACGACCAAACCGGTCGACGTCGACGGCGGCGTCAGCGACGACGGCCTCTCCGTCGAGGCAACGATGGACGTCCAGCTTCGCGTTCCACCGTCGCTCGACGTCGAGACCGTCTGCGAGGCCGCGGAAGCCGAACTCGAGGTCGGGACCGTCACCTGGAAAGACGAGGTCCCACCCGTGATGACGAGCCCGCGAACGGCGGTCGCACGAGCCTTCCGCGTCGCCATCCGCGATGCAGGCGAAGAGCCGCGGCTGGTCCGGAAGACCGGGACCAGCGACATGAACATCTACGCCGGTGCGTGGGACTGCCCGATAGCCACCTACGGTCCGGGCAACTCCGACCTCGATCACGCACCCGACGAACGCCTCTCGCTTACGGAGTTCGACCAGTCCGTCGAGATCCTCGAGCGAGTGGCGACGACGCTCAGAGGTGAGAACCCATGA
- a CDS encoding aspartate aminotransferase family protein has product MSDHDFVSGSKPIAFERGEGASLYTPDGTEYLDAGASFACTPLGHSHPAVVDAVQKQVGELTFVDSSFPVQSREDAYAAFVASTPDGLDSAWFCNSGTEANEAALKFARSATGNSKIVAATRSFHGRTMGSLAATWKDKYKKPFEPLAGDVEFVPYGDSGELAAAVDDETAAVILEPIQGEGGINVPPAGYLEHAREVTEDVGAALVLDEVQTGMGRTGSMWACQNVGVTPDVLTTAKGLGNGLPIGGIAVQDWIADGAASHNSTFSGGPVVSAAVHATISTLVEEEWPAHAADVGDYLAGELEAAVGDEVREVRGEGLLVGLELKRGANRVARDLAMNHQVLALPAGRTVLRLLPPLVIDEEETDEIVTALSAVLAPEAEAES; this is encoded by the coding sequence GTGAGCGACCACGACTTCGTCTCCGGGAGCAAACCGATCGCCTTCGAACGGGGTGAAGGAGCGTCCCTCTACACCCCGGACGGAACGGAATACCTCGACGCCGGCGCGAGTTTCGCGTGCACGCCGCTGGGACACAGCCATCCGGCGGTCGTCGACGCCGTCCAGAAGCAGGTCGGCGAACTGACGTTCGTCGACTCCTCGTTCCCCGTCCAGTCGCGCGAGGACGCCTACGCCGCGTTCGTCGCGTCGACGCCAGACGGACTCGACTCGGCCTGGTTCTGTAACTCCGGCACCGAGGCCAACGAAGCCGCGCTGAAGTTCGCGCGGTCGGCGACCGGCAACTCGAAGATCGTCGCCGCGACCCGATCGTTCCACGGGCGAACGATGGGATCGCTCGCGGCGACCTGGAAGGACAAGTACAAGAAACCGTTCGAGCCGCTGGCTGGCGACGTCGAGTTCGTCCCCTACGGCGATAGCGGAGAACTCGCGGCGGCCGTCGACGACGAGACCGCGGCCGTGATTCTGGAGCCGATCCAGGGCGAGGGTGGGATCAACGTCCCACCGGCGGGCTACCTCGAGCACGCCCGCGAGGTCACCGAAGACGTCGGTGCGGCGCTCGTCCTCGACGAGGTCCAGACCGGCATGGGACGGACGGGGTCGATGTGGGCCTGCCAGAACGTCGGCGTCACGCCCGACGTGCTCACGACGGCGAAAGGACTCGGGAACGGTCTCCCGATCGGGGGAATCGCAGTACAGGACTGGATCGCCGACGGCGCGGCCTCGCACAACTCGACGTTCAGCGGCGGCCCCGTCGTGTCCGCGGCGGTCCACGCGACGATCTCGACGCTAGTCGAAGAGGAGTGGCCCGCTCACGCCGCCGACGTTGGCGACTACCTCGCCGGCGAACTCGAGGCGGCCGTCGGCGACGAGGTCCGAGAGGTCCGCGGCGAAGGATTGCTCGTCGGCCTCGAGTTGAAACGGGGGGCCAACCGCGTCGCCCGAGACCTGGCGATGAACCACCAGGTGCTGGCACTGCCCGCAGGACGGACCGTCCTCCGGCTGCTACCGCCGCTGGTGATCGACGAGGAAGAGACTGACGAGATCGTCACCGCGCTATCGGCCGTACTCGCCCCCGAGGCAGAAGCCGAATCATGA
- a CDS encoding acetylglutamate/acetylaminoadipate kinase — protein MTVVVKIGGARAVDPEGALADVASLVEDEEDVVLTHGGSTAVDETLEDLGKEPTYVETPGGVVGRFTDEETMDVFKMVMPGKLNTDLVESLQNEGVNAVGLSGTDGKLLEGKRKSAVRVKEDGKKKIKRGDHSGTIASVNADLLETMLAGGYTPVVSVPILGKEKDGGYTAVNADADRAAAAIAGALEADLVVLTDVSGIYEDPDDESTKIDSAATPEEFETVKAAAEGFMTKKVMAAEEALEGGASRVTVATANADDPISSALAGEGTTLEPGSLAEGEEVEP, from the coding sequence ATGACTGTCGTCGTCAAGATCGGCGGCGCACGCGCCGTCGATCCCGAGGGTGCGCTCGCGGACGTCGCCTCGCTCGTTGAAGATGAAGAAGACGTCGTTCTCACCCACGGCGGTTCGACCGCCGTCGACGAGACCCTCGAGGATCTCGGCAAGGAACCGACCTACGTCGAGACTCCTGGCGGAGTGGTGGGTCGGTTCACCGACGAGGAGACGATGGACGTCTTCAAGATGGTCATGCCGGGCAAACTCAACACCGACCTCGTCGAGTCACTCCAGAACGAGGGCGTGAACGCCGTCGGCCTCTCGGGTACCGACGGAAAGTTGCTCGAGGGGAAACGCAAGTCCGCCGTCCGCGTGAAGGAGGACGGCAAGAAGAAGATCAAGCGCGGCGACCACTCGGGCACGATCGCGTCGGTGAACGCGGACCTGCTCGAGACGATGCTGGCGGGCGGCTACACGCCAGTCGTCTCCGTTCCGATACTCGGCAAAGAGAAAGACGGCGGCTACACCGCCGTCAACGCCGACGCCGATCGCGCTGCGGCCGCCATCGCGGGCGCGCTCGAGGCCGACCTCGTCGTCCTCACTGACGTCTCGGGCATCTACGAGGACCCCGACGACGAGTCGACGAAGATCGACTCGGCTGCGACGCCCGAGGAGTTCGAGACCGTGAAAGCGGCCGCTGAAGGCTTCATGACGAAGAAGGTCATGGCCGCCGAGGAAGCACTCGAGGGCGGTGCCTCGAGGGTGACGGTCGCGACAGCGAACGCCGACGACCCGATCTCGAGTGCGCTGGCGGGCGAGGGGACGACCCTCGAGCCCGGTTCCCTCGCTGAGGGCGAGGAGGTGGAACCGTGA
- the argC gene encoding N-acetyl-gamma-glutamyl-phosphate reductase, giving the protein MAVGTETGADENAETVTASVIGGSGFTGGELLRLLAGHPNFEIAEVTSRSKAGKSVGSVHPPLRGADLRFTEPDDLESVDVLFAATPHGVSMRQIDEFFEIADTVVDLSADFRLETEEQYDEWYDGHDAPEYLEKAEYALPEINRENLEGAELIAGGGCNATATILGLYPLFEHGILDGGEQVVVDVKVGSSEGGAGGGEASSHPERSGVVRPYAPTGHRHEAEIEQFLGTSVAFTCHAVDMIRGASATSHVFPSSPVSKGDLWKAYRGCYEDEPFVRMAAGGSGVYRYPEPKAVAGTNYAEVGFELDPSNKRVVVFSAIDNMMKGSAGQAVHAANIALGLEETAGLEFTGLHPVGAP; this is encoded by the coding sequence ATGGCCGTTGGAACCGAAACCGGCGCTGACGAAAACGCCGAGACCGTCACAGCGAGCGTCATCGGTGGTTCCGGCTTCACGGGCGGTGAACTCTTGCGTCTGCTCGCGGGCCATCCGAACTTCGAAATCGCCGAGGTGACGAGTCGCTCGAAGGCCGGCAAGAGCGTCGGCTCCGTTCACCCGCCGCTGCGCGGAGCGGACCTGCGCTTTACCGAGCCCGACGACCTCGAGTCCGTCGACGTCCTGTTCGCAGCGACACCACACGGCGTCTCCATGCGGCAGATCGACGAGTTCTTCGAGATTGCCGACACGGTCGTCGACCTCTCGGCAGACTTCCGCCTCGAGACGGAGGAGCAGTACGACGAGTGGTACGACGGCCACGACGCGCCCGAGTACCTCGAGAAAGCCGAATATGCGCTCCCCGAGATCAACCGCGAGAACCTCGAGGGCGCCGAACTGATCGCGGGCGGCGGCTGTAACGCCACCGCGACCATCCTGGGGCTGTATCCGCTGTTCGAGCACGGCATTCTCGACGGGGGCGAACAGGTCGTCGTCGACGTCAAAGTCGGCTCCTCGGAAGGGGGTGCCGGCGGCGGCGAGGCCTCCTCGCATCCCGAGCGTTCGGGCGTCGTGCGTCCGTACGCGCCGACGGGTCACCGCCACGAGGCCGAGATCGAGCAGTTCCTCGGCACGTCGGTCGCGTTCACCTGCCACGCGGTGGACATGATCCGCGGTGCCAGTGCGACGAGCCACGTCTTCCCGAGTTCGCCGGTTTCGAAGGGTGACCTCTGGAAGGCCTACCGTGGCTGCTACGAGGACGAACCGTTCGTTCGCATGGCCGCCGGCGGCTCCGGCGTCTACCGCTACCCCGAACCGAAGGCAGTCGCGGGGACGAACTACGCCGAAGTCGGCTTCGAACTCGACCCATCGAACAAGCGCGTGGTCGTCTTCTCGGCGATCGACAACATGATGAAAGGCTCCGCGGGCCAGGCGGTCCACGCAGCCAATATCGCGCTCGGATTAGAGGAGACGGCCGGACTCGAGTTTACGGGGCTCCACCCGGTGGGAGCACCATGA
- the lysX gene encoding lysine biosynthesis protein LysX, with product MKIGILYSRIRKDEKLLLNELRERDHEVVKIDVRKQEFDVGEVPEAFANLDLVVDRCLATSRSLYATKFFEAYGIPVVNSNETAEVCADKVKNSLALEKAGVPTPATKVAFTKETAMEAIEDFGYPCVLKPVVGSWGRLMAKIDSPDAAEAILEHKATLGHYEHKVFYVQEFVEKPGRDIRVLATDGEPVAAMVRSSDHWITNAAKGAETDVFELDDEAEELVQKASDAVGGGLLGVDLMETEDGYTVHEVNHTVEFKALDEAVETDVAGTVVDWLETKANAENELEVTP from the coding sequence GTGAAAATAGGAATACTCTACTCCAGGATCCGCAAGGACGAGAAGCTCCTGTTGAACGAGCTACGCGAGCGCGACCACGAGGTCGTCAAGATCGACGTCCGCAAACAGGAGTTCGACGTCGGCGAGGTTCCCGAAGCCTTCGCCAACCTCGACCTCGTCGTCGACCGCTGTCTGGCCACGAGTCGGAGCCTCTACGCTACGAAGTTCTTCGAGGCCTACGGGATCCCCGTGGTCAACAGCAACGAGACGGCCGAGGTCTGTGCGGACAAAGTGAAAAACAGCCTCGCGCTCGAGAAGGCAGGCGTCCCCACGCCTGCGACGAAAGTCGCCTTTACCAAAGAGACCGCGATGGAAGCCATCGAGGACTTCGGCTACCCCTGCGTCCTCAAACCCGTCGTGGGTTCGTGGGGTCGCCTGATGGCGAAGATCGACTCGCCCGACGCGGCAGAGGCTATCCTCGAGCACAAGGCCACGCTCGGCCACTACGAGCACAAGGTGTTCTACGTCCAGGAGTTCGTCGAGAAACCCGGACGCGACATCCGCGTGCTCGCGACCGACGGCGAACCGGTCGCGGCGATGGTCCGCTCGTCGGACCATTGGATCACCAACGCCGCGAAAGGAGCCGAGACGGACGTCTTCGAACTCGATGACGAGGCCGAAGAGCTGGTGCAGAAGGCAAGCGACGCCGTCGGCGGCGGACTGCTCGGCGTCGACCTCATGGAAACCGAGGATGGGTACACCGTCCACGAGGTCAACCACACCGTCGAGTTCAAGGCTCTCGACGAGGCCGTCGAGACCGACGTCGCCGGCACCGTCGTCGACTGGCTCGAGACGAAGGCAAACGCCGAGAACGAACTCGAGGTGACTCCCTGA
- the lysW gene encoding lysine biosynthesis protein LysW: MTECVECGAEVSLHDDLEAGEIIDCTTCGAELEVVDTEPPVLERAPELEEDWGE; the protein is encoded by the coding sequence ATGACCGAATGCGTCGAGTGCGGGGCCGAAGTGTCCCTGCACGACGATCTGGAAGCTGGAGAGATCATCGACTGTACGACCTGCGGTGCCGAACTGGAAGTCGTCGACACCGAGCCGCCAGTCCTCGAGCGAGCCCCCGAGCTCGAAGAGGACTGGGGTGAGTGA
- the argH gene encoding argininosuccinate lyase: MTEESTRDGERSSRSRSDGGAFDPVIATDGGSPDEGVVRRDRFSGGPARSFLSSLAADERIFEADLEVDRAHVLMLAEQGIVDDETAGAILTALDAIEVDGHDGLPDGEDVHEAIETAVIERIGEDGGKMHTARSRNDEVATCIRYRLREDVLEAIESTLALRESLLEVAEEHEETIMPGYTHLQPAQPTTVAHWALSYEGAVRRDTARLLEAYDRVNESPLGGAAFAGTTFDIDRERTAELLGFEGVVENSMDASSSRDFLLETVQALSTHATTLSGLAEDVIIFANRGFVDLSDDYSSTSSIMPQKKNPDTLELVRAVAGDAAGAVQGLTTTLKGLPRAYNRDLQRATTHAWETVDAVTEASEVAAGAVATADWNEDVLAAEAGEGFSTATGVADLLAANGLPFRTAHEMVAVAAETGGDYDALAAAAEEVLEEPLESYVEPAAVEEALDPAESVASRNSQGGPAPDAVGDQLESAREALAEDETALTEADDVLENAHQQLRSEVNDYV; this comes from the coding sequence ATGACCGAGGAGAGCACTCGCGACGGTGAGCGATCCAGTAGATCGCGATCCGACGGTGGCGCGTTCGATCCCGTGATCGCGACCGACGGCGGCTCCCCCGACGAGGGGGTCGTCCGTCGGGACCGGTTCAGCGGCGGCCCCGCCCGGAGTTTCCTCTCCTCGCTCGCCGCGGACGAACGCATCTTCGAGGCCGACCTCGAGGTCGACCGCGCACACGTCCTCATGCTCGCCGAACAGGGGATCGTCGACGACGAGACGGCAGGTGCGATCCTCACTGCCCTGGATGCGATCGAAGTCGACGGCCACGACGGACTCCCCGATGGCGAGGACGTCCACGAGGCGATCGAGACGGCCGTGATCGAACGCATCGGCGAGGACGGCGGGAAGATGCACACCGCCCGCTCGCGCAACGACGAGGTCGCGACCTGCATCCGCTATCGCCTGCGTGAAGACGTCCTCGAGGCGATCGAGTCGACCCTCGCCCTGCGCGAGTCGCTGCTCGAGGTCGCCGAAGAACACGAAGAGACGATCATGCCCGGCTACACGCACCTTCAGCCGGCCCAGCCGACGACCGTCGCGCACTGGGCGCTCTCCTACGAGGGCGCGGTGCGTCGCGACACCGCGCGTCTGCTCGAGGCCTACGACAGGGTCAACGAGTCGCCGCTGGGTGGAGCCGCGTTCGCGGGGACAACGTTCGATATCGACCGCGAACGTACCGCCGAGCTACTGGGTTTCGAGGGCGTCGTCGAGAACTCGATGGACGCCTCCTCGAGTCGCGACTTTCTGCTCGAGACGGTTCAGGCGCTGTCGACCCACGCGACGACGCTGTCGGGGCTAGCGGAGGACGTGATTATCTTCGCGAACCGCGGCTTCGTCGACCTCTCGGACGACTACTCCTCGACGTCGTCGATCATGCCCCAGAAGAAGAACCCGGACACGCTCGAACTCGTCCGCGCGGTCGCGGGCGACGCCGCGGGCGCGGTCCAGGGACTGACGACGACGTTGAAGGGGCTGCCGCGTGCGTACAACCGTGACCTCCAGCGTGCGACGACTCACGCCTGGGAGACCGTCGACGCGGTGACGGAGGCAAGCGAGGTCGCGGCGGGTGCCGTTGCAACGGCTGACTGGAACGAGGACGTCCTCGCGGCGGAAGCCGGCGAGGGCTTCTCGACGGCGACCGGTGTCGCGGACCTGCTGGCGGCGAACGGGTTGCCGTTCCGGACGGCCCACGAGATGGTTGCAGTTGCAGCCGAAACGGGGGGCGACTACGACGCGCTCGCGGCTGCTGCCGAGGAGGTTCTCGAAGAACCACTCGAGTCGTACGTCGAACCCGCAGCCGTCGAGGAAGCACTCGACCCCGCCGAAAGCGTCGCGAGTCGCAACTCGCAGGGTGGCCCCGCACCCGACGCGGTCGGCGATCAGCTCGAGTCCGCTCGCGAGGCGCTCGCTGAGGACGAAACCGCGCTCACGGAAGCAGACGACGTACTCGAGAACGCCCACCAGCAGCTTCGTTCGGAGGTCAACGACTATGTCTGA